In the Aneurinibacillus soli genome, one interval contains:
- a CDS encoding response regulator, with translation MQTINILLIEDHVIVRSGLTLFLHSQPSIKVIGEAADGQEGLKLLHVIRPDLIITDLSMPKGMDGFTTLQEIRRSFPSIPVLILTMYDDEIYVKQAIRLGAHGLVLKQTDTNQLLAAIHAITQGHKYFDTTFPADLIARFQREVTEEDNKKTLTAREEEIVRLTARGYTNKEISEQLFISVKTVENHKTSAMKKLQLTTRADLVQYAIEHGMLHVYKPT, from the coding sequence ATGCAGACAATTAACATTTTACTTATCGAAGATCACGTGATCGTTCGCTCCGGGCTGACACTATTCTTACATAGTCAGCCTTCTATAAAAGTTATCGGGGAAGCCGCTGACGGACAGGAAGGTCTCAAACTACTTCATGTCATCCGGCCTGATCTTATCATTACAGACCTGTCGATGCCAAAAGGCATGGACGGATTCACAACTCTACAGGAAATCAGGCGCTCGTTTCCCTCCATTCCTGTACTCATTCTGACCATGTATGATGATGAAATTTATGTAAAACAGGCCATACGACTCGGGGCACACGGTCTCGTTCTCAAGCAGACCGATACCAATCAATTACTTGCCGCTATTCATGCCATTACGCAGGGCCACAAATATTTTGACACGACGTTCCCTGCTGACCTCATCGCTCGCTTCCAGCGAGAAGTGACGGAAGAAGACAATAAAAAAACCCTGACCGCACGCGAAGAAGAAATCGTTCGCTTAACAGCCAGGGGCTATACAAATAAGGAAATTTCTGAGCAGTTATTCATCAGCGTGAAAACTGTCGAAAATCATAAGACAAGTGCCATGAAAAAACTTCAGCTTACGACACGGGCTGATCTCGTTCAGTACGCCATTGAACACGGTATGCTTCACGTGTACAAACCAACCTGA
- a CDS encoding hemolysin family protein, whose protein sequence is MSTDPLSGLLYIAAVFLLVFLNGFFVAAEFAIVKVRSTRLNQLVMEGNKRASLAKKMTDNLDAYLSATQLGITLASLALGWIGEPAIANLIAPLMHMLNMPDTVMHTVSIASSFLLITFLHIVLGELAPKSLAIQKAESMTLWTAPPLMLFHKIMYPFIWMLNKAAFFFLHLIGVEQSKDHDSAHTEEEIRILMQQSHQSGLIDQTELTLVDNVFEFAERNAREIMIPRPDMVCVFKDNTFDENFQMVMDEMHTRYPVAAEDKDNIIGFVHIKDIYKLYMSDRKNDLSAVIRPVERVPESIHISDLLKQMQRNKSQMAIVIDEYGGTAGLVTVEDILEEIVGEIQDEFDEERPHIEMRADTSYSVDGRLLIEEVNDRFGLDVESDDYDTIGGWVFSQVEFPPQVGQTVYGHGYEFKVSEVDHLRIVRLALRKLEEEEKSTEEEKRAYATETHE, encoded by the coding sequence GGCTGAATCAGCTTGTGATGGAAGGGAACAAACGTGCTAGTCTGGCGAAAAAAATGACAGATAATCTTGACGCATACTTGTCAGCAACACAGCTTGGCATTACGCTTGCCTCGCTTGCGCTTGGCTGGATCGGGGAACCGGCGATTGCAAATCTGATTGCACCACTGATGCATATGCTGAATATGCCGGATACAGTGATGCATACAGTATCCATCGCTAGTTCTTTCCTGCTCATTACATTCTTGCATATCGTGCTTGGGGAGCTTGCCCCGAAGTCACTGGCAATTCAAAAAGCAGAGTCAATGACACTGTGGACAGCACCACCTCTTATGCTGTTCCATAAGATCATGTATCCGTTTATCTGGATGCTGAATAAAGCCGCATTTTTCTTCCTGCATCTTATCGGGGTTGAGCAGTCGAAAGATCATGATTCGGCTCATACGGAGGAAGAAATCAGGATTTTGATGCAGCAAAGCCATCAAAGTGGTTTGATTGACCAGACGGAACTGACGCTCGTGGATAACGTGTTCGAATTTGCGGAGCGTAATGCGCGTGAAATTATGATTCCACGGCCGGATATGGTATGTGTATTTAAAGATAACACATTCGATGAGAACTTCCAGATGGTGATGGATGAGATGCATACTCGTTATCCGGTAGCGGCAGAAGATAAGGACAACATTATCGGTTTCGTTCATATTAAGGACATCTATAAGCTGTATATGAGCGATCGTAAGAATGATCTGTCTGCCGTTATCCGACCAGTCGAGAGAGTGCCGGAATCGATCCACATTAGCGACCTGCTTAAGCAGATGCAGCGTAATAAATCACAGATGGCCATTGTGATTGATGAATATGGCGGAACGGCTGGACTTGTTACAGTTGAAGACATTCTCGAGGAAATTGTCGGTGAGATTCAGGATGAATTTGATGAAGAGCGGCCACATATTGAGATGCGAGCTGATACGTCATATTCTGTTGATGGGCGCCTGCTGATTGAGGAAGTGAATGACCGCTTTGGTCTTGACGTAGAGTCGGATGACTATGATACGATTGGCGGATGGGTATTTTCCCAGGTAGAATTCCCGCCGCAGGTTGGGCAGACTGTATACGGTCATGGTTACGAATTCAAGGTGAGTGAAGTAGATCACTTGCGCATTGTGCGTTTAGCACTACGTAAGCTTGAAGAGGAAGAGAAGTCAACGGAAGAAGAAAAACGTGCGTACGCTACGGAAACGCACGAATAA
- a CDS encoding helix-turn-helix domain-containing protein: protein MQSNSMWMTSKDVAEKLDVSVRTIRNWIENFSAYMVLQKNSQGHFLLSEQAFALLVEIKRMKDSGVPTLREVEELLVLEKIVPEHRSVEFTDHAFEEGTAVMFPEEVASLPDHVYSRLNEIEETIARQLSDVSREMTEVFSQSVSALARPHTEESHPATAPDLMLTQYYKEILRKMDEMEKKQEDLRLEMRKMNFEIQMVGALQKQEEKKKKRFGWSLFNFSKPAAK, encoded by the coding sequence ATGCAGAGCAATAGCATGTGGATGACATCGAAAGACGTAGCAGAAAAACTCGATGTAAGCGTACGCACTATCCGCAACTGGATCGAAAACTTCAGCGCGTATATGGTGCTCCAGAAAAACAGCCAGGGCCACTTTCTCTTAAGTGAGCAGGCGTTCGCACTACTTGTAGAAATCAAACGCATGAAAGATTCCGGCGTCCCAACTCTGCGCGAAGTGGAAGAATTGCTTGTGCTTGAAAAAATCGTACCCGAGCACCGATCTGTTGAGTTTACGGATCATGCCTTCGAGGAAGGCACGGCTGTTATGTTTCCAGAAGAGGTTGCTTCACTCCCGGATCATGTGTATAGTCGCCTCAATGAAATCGAAGAAACAATCGCCCGCCAGCTGTCAGACGTCTCACGCGAGATGACAGAAGTGTTCAGTCAATCCGTCTCAGCACTTGCCAGGCCACATACTGAAGAGTCGCATCCTGCCACAGCCCCTGATTTGATGCTGACACAATACTATAAAGAAATTCTCCGCAAAATGGACGAAATGGAGAAAAAACAGGAAGACCTCCGCCTTGAAATGCGCAAAATGAACTTCGAAATTCAAATGGTCGGAGCCCTTCAAAAACAAGAAGAAAAAAAGAAAAAACGTTTCGGCTGGTCCCTATTCAACTTCTCGAAACCAGCTGCAAAATAA
- a CDS encoding cold-shock protein: MAFMRARQQLEEVPLFEIAVWSCENESCNGWMRQDYSFIAQPVCPLCQSQMNTENRMLPQLSHYAGP, translated from the coding sequence ATGGCATTCATGCGTGCGCGTCAGCAGCTGGAAGAAGTACCGTTATTTGAAATAGCTGTGTGGAGCTGTGAAAATGAGTCCTGTAATGGCTGGATGCGTCAGGATTATTCATTCATAGCACAGCCAGTTTGCCCGCTTTGTCAGTCTCAGATGAATACCGAAAATCGTATGCTGCCGCAGTTGTCCCATTATGCTGGACCGTAA
- a CDS encoding sensor histidine kinase, giving the protein MLEQEFFQHLTDGVVIMDKQRIIQEMNPAAVRLTGWHIGDQAPYCTFCQKRDIQSGEQRCLLMGHNPPPYFESEMPTMYGETIPVSFSTTDLSGAPDEEGKTVLMLRDLSQKKKEDEIRMAKLLARQTIEAQETERKRIALELHDGVGQSLFSVSMALQVLASQTEPSTASFITGTLPVLQDAMQEVKRLSADLRPPALDMLGLNAALTSLIRRIEQHFPLTVTLHSNVDSDTRFTPQLELNVYRIIQEALHNIAKHAHSPEAVVEVVYDLEANMLTVTITDHGTGFDTEMVHRKGGLGLRHMTERTLLLDGTIRVLSVPDGGTTIHISIPCDNKETLYADN; this is encoded by the coding sequence ATGCTCGAACAAGAATTTTTTCAGCATCTGACCGACGGGGTGGTCATTATGGACAAGCAGCGCATCATCCAGGAGATGAACCCGGCTGCTGTCCGGCTAACAGGCTGGCATATCGGGGATCAGGCTCCATACTGCACGTTCTGCCAAAAACGGGACATCCAGTCCGGAGAACAGCGGTGCCTTTTGATGGGTCATAATCCACCTCCGTACTTCGAATCCGAGATGCCGACGATGTACGGCGAAACCATTCCCGTGTCATTCAGTACAACGGATCTTTCCGGAGCACCAGATGAAGAAGGCAAGACTGTTTTAATGCTACGGGATTTGTCACAAAAGAAAAAAGAAGATGAGATTCGCATGGCAAAACTGCTGGCTCGCCAAACTATTGAAGCACAAGAAACAGAACGGAAACGAATCGCACTTGAACTGCATGACGGTGTCGGACAGTCATTATTTAGCGTATCCATGGCGCTGCAAGTGCTTGCCAGCCAGACTGAGCCATCTACCGCTTCGTTTATTACTGGGACACTGCCTGTTCTGCAGGATGCCATGCAGGAAGTAAAGCGGCTGTCCGCTGATCTGCGTCCGCCTGCTCTCGATATGCTCGGGCTCAACGCCGCGCTTACCTCTCTGATCCGGCGCATCGAACAGCATTTTCCGCTTACCGTTACGCTACATTCTAATGTAGACTCGGATACCCGCTTCACGCCGCAGCTGGAACTGAATGTATACCGCATCATTCAGGAAGCCCTGCACAACATCGCCAAACACGCACATAGCCCTGAGGCGGTAGTAGAGGTTGTATATGACTTAGAAGCAAACATGCTCACTGTCACGATCACCGATCACGGCACAGGCTTTGACACTGAAATGGTACACCGTAAAGGAGGGCTCGGACTTCGCCATATGACAGAGCGAACTCTCCTGCTTGACGGCACAATTCGCGTCTTATCTGTGCCTGACGGTGGCACAACCATCCATATTAGCATTCCGTGCGACAATAAGGAGACTTTGTATGCAGACAATTAA
- a CDS encoding methyl-accepting chemotaxis protein: protein MKSLRSKLLWMVLPILIASLSTIAWINHVKATEFLEQNFNEKAMLQITDLRKEISTWISVRESILSTIGQADILRNGTPEVAMPYLRNLLKINREFDYLYVSDAQGNILTTDGNRSNVSDRPYFKEAMEGKNAISDVVIAKTTGKKIVVFAVPIQDATGNRKGVLGGVITADYLANIISGTKLGQTGYSFMMESSGLLIAHPNREKILKENILKNSNPALMKMAKASQEGETGSHKYTYEGIDKFGYYTMIPRTHWSLFITAPASEATSQLSYLAKISFATALGVLLFTVIILILFASRFVRPIQRLSHVTNELAQGNLTVRSNLQREDELGRLSENFDSMIENMSGIIETMKQTSTHLENSSENMTMASAETKQAAEEVAVTIQEMATGAMDIADSVVEVSGEMGLMKGAIDAVSTEAHAMVESFHHMSALSREGRVSSERAVTSMKEVDANINESYNVMKGLQEKTNEIGSIVTLIANVAEQTNLLALNASIEAARAGEHGKGFAVVANEVRKLAEQTNQATSQIQTLILDTQREANRAASSIEGGVRTVLDGRSMVEATGVHFSEIDHMIAGLTEQTNRIAQELKRVESTSVSVGQAMEHIAAITEQASASTEELSASSEQQAASAQEILNDSHRLKEMSTQLQNVVNRFRIQG from the coding sequence GTGAAATCGTTACGAAGCAAGCTGCTGTGGATGGTGTTGCCAATCTTAATTGCATCGTTGTCCACCATTGCCTGGATTAATCATGTGAAGGCCACAGAGTTTCTTGAACAGAACTTTAACGAAAAAGCGATGCTTCAAATCACCGATTTACGTAAAGAAATCAGCACGTGGATTTCTGTTCGGGAAAGCATACTTTCGACAATTGGACAGGCAGACATCTTACGTAATGGTACGCCAGAAGTGGCAATGCCCTATTTACGCAACTTGTTAAAAATCAACAGAGAATTCGATTATTTATATGTAAGCGATGCACAGGGAAACATTTTAACAACAGATGGAAATCGCTCGAATGTAAGTGACCGTCCGTATTTTAAAGAAGCGATGGAAGGGAAAAATGCGATTTCTGACGTTGTCATCGCCAAAACGACAGGGAAGAAAATCGTTGTGTTTGCAGTGCCCATTCAGGATGCAACTGGAAATCGTAAGGGGGTACTTGGCGGGGTTATTACAGCAGATTACCTGGCGAATATTATTTCTGGCACGAAGCTTGGTCAGACAGGCTATTCGTTTATGATGGAGAGCAGTGGACTGCTAATTGCTCATCCGAACCGAGAAAAAATTCTAAAAGAAAATATATTAAAGAACTCGAATCCGGCACTGATGAAGATGGCCAAAGCCTCGCAGGAAGGGGAGACGGGCTCGCACAAGTATACATACGAGGGAATTGATAAATTTGGCTACTATACGATGATACCGCGCACGCACTGGTCGCTGTTTATTACTGCACCGGCTAGTGAAGCGACATCACAGCTTTCCTATCTGGCTAAAATCTCATTTGCGACTGCGCTTGGGGTGTTGCTGTTCACTGTTATCATCTTGATTTTGTTTGCTTCTCGTTTTGTACGACCGATCCAGCGCCTTAGCCATGTGACAAATGAACTGGCGCAGGGGAATTTGACTGTGCGCTCCAATTTGCAACGGGAAGATGAACTCGGTCGTCTTAGTGAGAATTTTGACAGTATGATTGAAAACATGAGTGGCATTATCGAAACGATGAAGCAGACATCCACGCATCTGGAGAACTCTTCAGAGAATATGACAATGGCAAGTGCCGAGACGAAGCAGGCGGCGGAAGAAGTCGCGGTTACGATTCAAGAGATGGCAACGGGTGCGATGGATATTGCTGATTCGGTAGTCGAAGTGAGCGGAGAGATGGGGTTGATGAAAGGGGCGATTGATGCCGTCTCCACAGAAGCGCATGCGATGGTAGAATCCTTCCATCATATGTCCGCTCTTTCCCGTGAAGGGCGCGTTTCGTCAGAGCGTGCTGTGACAAGCATGAAAGAAGTGGATGCGAATATTAATGAATCGTATAATGTGATGAAGGGCCTGCAGGAGAAAACAAATGAAATTGGCAGTATCGTGACGCTTATTGCAAACGTTGCGGAGCAGACGAATCTGCTTGCACTAAACGCAAGCATTGAAGCGGCGCGTGCAGGTGAGCATGGTAAAGGGTTTGCTGTCGTAGCGAATGAAGTGCGCAAGCTTGCGGAGCAGACGAATCAGGCGACCAGTCAGATTCAAACGCTTATCCTCGATACGCAGCGGGAAGCGAACCGTGCAGCAAGTTCGATTGAAGGCGGAGTACGTACGGTACTTGATGGGCGGTCAATGGTGGAAGCGACTGGCGTTCATTTCAGCGAGATCGATCATATGATTGCCGGGTTGACGGAGCAGACGAACCGCATTGCGCAGGAGCTTAAGCGCGTCGAATCGACAAGTGTATCTGTCGGCCAGGCGATGGAGCATATCGCAGCCATTACCGAGCAGGCGTCGGCAAGCACGGAAGAATTGAGTGCATCGAGTGAGCAACAGGCAGCATCGGCACAGGAGATTCTCAACGACAGTCACAGGCTTAAAGAAATGTCTACCCAGCTGCAGAATGTGGTGAACCGATTCCGGATTCAGGGGTAG